The proteins below come from a single Solea solea chromosome 6, fSolSol10.1, whole genome shotgun sequence genomic window:
- the sec13 gene encoding protein SEC13 homolog has translation MVSVINTVDTSHEDMIHDAQMDYYGTRLATCSSDRTVKIFDVRNGGQILVADLRGHEGPVWQVAWAHPMFGNILASCSYDRKVIIWKEENGTWDKMYEYTGHESSVNSVCWGPYDFGLILACGSSDGAISLLTFTGDQQWDVKKISNAHTIGCNAVSWAPAVVPGSLIDQPSGQKPNYVKRFVSGGCDNLVKLWKEEDGQWKEDQKLEAHSDWVRDVGWAPSIGLPTSTIASCSQDGRVFIWTCDDPAGNTWTAKLLHKFNDVVWHVSWSITGNILAVSGGDNKVTLWKESMDGQWACISDVSKGQGAVSTITDTQQNEQ, from the exons ATG GTTTCTGTCATCAACACCGTGGACACCTCGCACGAGGACATGATC CACGATGCTCAGATGGATTATTACGGCACTCGACTTGCCACGTGTTCGTCTGATCGCACCGTGAAGATCTTTGATGTCAGGAATGGAGGTCAGATACTGGTCGCAGACCTGAGAGG ccacgaGGGTCCCGTGTGGCAGGTGGCGTGGGCTCACCCCATGTTTGGCAACATTCTGGCTTCCTGTTCCTACGATCGTAAAGTCATCATCTGGAAGGAGGAGAACGGAACCTGGGACAAGATGTACGAATACACCGGGCACGAGTCATCAG taaacTCCGTCTGCTGGGGCCCCTACGACTTTGGTCTTATCTTGGCCTGCGGCAGCTCAGACGGAGCCATTTCCCTGCTCACATTCACTGGTGATCAGCAGTGGGACGTCAAGAAGATCAGCAACGCACACACG ATCGGCTGTAACGCAGTGAGCTGGGCTCCTGCTGTGGTTCCCGGAAGCCTGATCGATCAACCGTCGGGACAGAAACCAAACTACGTCAAGCGCTTCGTCTCCGGAGGCTGCGACAACCTGGTCAAACTCTGGAA AGAGGAGGACGGTCAGTGGAAGGAGGATCAGAAGCTGGAGGCTCACAGTGATTGGGTGAGAGACGTGGGCTGGGCGCCGTCTATCGGCCTCCCCACCAGCACCATCGCCAGCTGCTCACAG GACGGACGCGTTTTCATCTGGACGTGTGACGACCCGGCGGGAAACACCTGGACGGCCAAACTGCTCCATAAGTTCAACGACGTGGTTTGGCACGTGAGCTGGTCCATCACTGGAAACATACTGGCTGTGTCAGGAGGAGACAACAAG GTGACGCTGTGGAAGGAGTCGATGGACGGTCAGTGGGCGTGTATCAGCGACGTCAGCAAAGGCCAGGGCGCCGTCTCcaccatcacagacacacagcagaacgagcagtga